In Poecilia reticulata strain Guanapo linkage group LG1, Guppy_female_1.0+MT, whole genome shotgun sequence, one genomic interval encodes:
- the mafgb gene encoding v-maf avian musculoaponeurotic fibrosarcoma oncogene homolog Gb isoform X3: protein MKDKESYLLQVCAEEQGSCGMTTTNKGNKALKVKREPGENGTSLTDEELVTMSVRELNQHLRGLSKEEILQLKQRRRTLKNRGYAASCRVKRVTQKEELEKQKAQLQQEVDKLANENASMRIELDALRSKYEALQTFARTVARSPTVGVGVRAGGGGGGGVPSSVIGPLIPGKVATATSVITIVKSKTDARS from the exons GTTTGCGCAGAAGAGCAAGGCTCTTGTGGCATGACGACGACTAACAAAGGAAATAAAGCCTTAAAG GTGAAGCGTGAGCCGGGCGAAAATGGCACCAGCCTCACGGACGAGGAGCTGGTGACCATGTCCGTGCGGGAGCTGAACCAGCACCTCCGGGGGCTCTCCAAGGAGGAGATCCTGCAGCTCAAACAGAGGAGACGCACCCTGAAGAACCGAGGCTACGCCGCCAGCTGCCGGGTCAAGCGGGTCACCCAGAAGGAGGAGTTGGAGAAGCAGAAGGCACAGctacagcaggaagtggacaaaCTGGCCAACGAGAACGCGTCCATGCGCATCGAGCTGGACGCCCTGAGGTCCAAGTACGAGGCCTTGCAGACCTTCGCCAGGACTGTGGCGCGGAGCCCCACTGTCGGGGTCGGGGTGAGGGCAGGGGGCGGCGGGGGCGGAGGGGTCCCGTCGTCGGTCATCGGCCCGCTCATACCGGGGAAGGTGGCGACGGCGACGAGCGTCATCACGATAGTCAAGTCAAAGACGGACGCGCGGTCTTGA
- the mafgb gene encoding v-maf avian musculoaponeurotic fibrosarcoma oncogene homolog Gb isoform X2 produces the protein MTPLHFWHTHRGLRDERRPAHTQSSSLRACGDALRWSTELQVLYRCKKVCAMLPQRGQNARFCLISPFSLVCAEEQGSCGMTTTNKGNKALKVKREPGENGTSLTDEELVTMSVRELNQHLRGLSKEEILQLKQRRRTLKNRGYAASCRVKRVTQKEELEKQKAQLQQEVDKLANENASMRIELDALRSKYEALQTFARTVARSPTVGVGVRAGGGGGGGVPSSVIGPLIPGKVATATSVITIVKSKTDARS, from the exons ATGACACCTCTCCATTTCTG GCACACACACCGAGGTCTGAGAGATGAGAGGAGGCCAGCRCACACACAAAGCTCGTCATTGAGAGCCTGTGGAGACGCTCTTCGCTGGAGCACTGAGCTCCAAG TCTTATACAGATGCAAAAAAGTCTGTGCCATGCTCCCACAACGGGGCCAGAATGCTCGGTTCTGCTTAATATCTCCTTTTTCTCTG GTTTGCGCAGAAGAGCAAGGCTCTTGTGGCATGACGACGACTAACAAAGGAAATAAAGCCTTAAAG GTGAAGCGTGAGCCGGGCGAAAATGGCACCAGCCTCACGGACGAGGAGCTGGTGACCATGTCCGTGCGGGAGCTGAACCAGCACCTCCGGGGGCTCTCCAAGGAGGAGATCCTGCAGCTCAAACAGAGGAGACGCACCCTGAAGAACCGAGGCTACGCCGCCAGCTGCCGGGTCAAGCGGGTCACCCAGAAGGAGGAGTTGGAGAAGCAGAAGGCACAGctacagcaggaagtggacaaaCTGGCCAACGAGAACGCGTCCATGCGCATCGAGCTGGACGCCCTGAGGTCCAAGTACGAGGCCTTGCAGACCTTCGCCAGGACTGTGGCGCGGAGCCCCACTGTCGGGGTCGGGGTGAGGGCAGGGGGCGGCGGGGGCGGAGGGGTCCCGTCGTCGGTCATCGGCCCGCTCATACCGGGGAAGGTGGCGACGGCGACGAGCGTCATCACGATAGTCAAGTCAAAGACGGACGCGCGGTCTTGA
- the mafgb gene encoding v-maf avian musculoaponeurotic fibrosarcoma oncogene homolog Gb isoform X4, producing MTTTNKGNKALKVKREPGENGTSLTDEELVTMSVRELNQHLRGLSKEEILQLKQRRRTLKNRGYAASCRVKRVTQKEELEKQKAQLQQEVDKLANENASMRIELDALRSKYEALQTFARTVARSPTVGVGVRAGGGGGGGVPSSVIGPLIPGKVATATSVITIVKSKTDARS from the exons ATGACGACGACTAACAAAGGAAATAAAGCCTTAAAG GTGAAGCGTGAGCCGGGCGAAAATGGCACCAGCCTCACGGACGAGGAGCTGGTGACCATGTCCGTGCGGGAGCTGAACCAGCACCTCCGGGGGCTCTCCAAGGAGGAGATCCTGCAGCTCAAACAGAGGAGACGCACCCTGAAGAACCGAGGCTACGCCGCCAGCTGCCGGGTCAAGCGGGTCACCCAGAAGGAGGAGTTGGAGAAGCAGAAGGCACAGctacagcaggaagtggacaaaCTGGCCAACGAGAACGCGTCCATGCGCATCGAGCTGGACGCCCTGAGGTCCAAGTACGAGGCCTTGCAGACCTTCGCCAGGACTGTGGCGCGGAGCCCCACTGTCGGGGTCGGGGTGAGGGCAGGGGGCGGCGGGGGCGGAGGGGTCCCGTCGTCGGTCATCGGCCCGCTCATACCGGGGAAGGTGGCGACGGCGACGAGCGTCATCACGATAGTCAAGTCAAAGACGGACGCGCGGTCTTGA
- the mafgb gene encoding v-maf avian musculoaponeurotic fibrosarcoma oncogene homolog Gb isoform X1 has protein sequence MKCDFARPPTAFQTNFLCAPELLTGAERINDWLERLNNMTPLHFWHTHRGLRDERRPAHTQSSSLRACGDALRWSTELQVLYRCKKVCAMLPQRGQNARFCLISPFSLVCAEEQGSCGMTTTNKGNKALKVKREPGENGTSLTDEELVTMSVRELNQHLRGLSKEEILQLKQRRRTLKNRGYAASCRVKRVTQKEELEKQKAQLQQEVDKLANENASMRIELDALRSKYEALQTFARTVARSPTVGVGVRAGGGGGGGVPSSVIGPLIPGKVATATSVITIVKSKTDARS, from the exons ATGAA gTGTGATTTTGCCCGACCACCCACTGCCTTTCAAACAAATTTCCTCTGTGCTCCTGAGCTGTTGACAG GAGCTGAACGAATTAACGACTGGCTGGAAAGGCTAAACAACATGACACCTCTCCATTTCTG GCACACACACCGAGGTCTGAGAGATGAGAGGAGGCCAGCRCACACACAAAGCTCGTCATTGAGAGCCTGTGGAGACGCTCTTCGCTGGAGCACTGAGCTCCAAG TCTTATACAGATGCAAAAAAGTCTGTGCCATGCTCCCACAACGGGGCCAGAATGCTCGGTTCTGCTTAATATCTCCTTTTTCTCTG GTTTGCGCAGAAGAGCAAGGCTCTTGTGGCATGACGACGACTAACAAAGGAAATAAAGCCTTAAAG GTGAAGCGTGAGCCGGGCGAAAATGGCACCAGCCTCACGGACGAGGAGCTGGTGACCATGTCCGTGCGGGAGCTGAACCAGCACCTCCGGGGGCTCTCCAAGGAGGAGATCCTGCAGCTCAAACAGAGGAGACGCACCCTGAAGAACCGAGGCTACGCCGCCAGCTGCCGGGTCAAGCGGGTCACCCAGAAGGAGGAGTTGGAGAAGCAGAAGGCACAGctacagcaggaagtggacaaaCTGGCCAACGAGAACGCGTCCATGCGCATCGAGCTGGACGCCCTGAGGTCCAAGTACGAGGCCTTGCAGACCTTCGCCAGGACTGTGGCGCGGAGCCCCACTGTCGGGGTCGGGGTGAGGGCAGGGGGCGGCGGGGGCGGAGGGGTCCCGTCGTCGGTCATCGGCCCGCTCATACCGGGGAAGGTGGCGACGGCGACGAGCGTCATCACGATAGTCAAGTCAAAGACGGACGCGCGGTCTTGA